A stretch of Mus caroli chromosome 5, CAROLI_EIJ_v1.1, whole genome shotgun sequence DNA encodes these proteins:
- the LOC110293956 gene encoding basic proline-rich protein-like yields MGNRVHRSSMRRRSTHLARPLPVGSRRRPNRDANFPSRARRTDVSWRTGPEAARARRERGTQAPAGSLRKLGGGPGGRRGPPRRPRPPSPQPGLARRPSPWKPGVDSAVNMNFPSSRRPRRRRLQEPRPGSASAAAFPACPGARLLLGNPELPATLHRTADDSGEPRAAPRPPAPPGSGRAASGKPRAQARRGP; encoded by the coding sequence ATGGGCAACCGGGTGCACAGGAGCTCCATGCGCCGTCGCTCCACACACCTGGCTCGCCCATTACCTGTCGGCAGCCGCCGCAGGCCGAATAGAGACGCCAACTTTCCGAGCAGGGCGCGGCGGACCGATGTGTCCTGGAGGACGGGCCCGGAGGCCGCCCGGGCCAGGCGAGAGCGGGGAACGCAGGCCCCGGCGGGCTCGCTCCGCAAACTCGGCGGCGGCCCGGGTGGGCGGCGCGGCCCTCCGCGGCGCCCGCGCCCTCCCTCGCCGCAGCCCGGCCTGGCGCGGCGCCCCTCACCTTGGAAACCTGGGGTGGACTCCGCCGTCAACATGAACTTCCCATCCAGCCGGCGgccgcgccgccgccgcctccaAGAGCCTCGGCCCGGCTCGGCCTCCGCGGCCGCGTTCCCCGCGTGCCCCGGCGCACGCCTCCTGCTCGGGAACCCGGAGCTGCCCGCGACCCTCCACCGTACCGCCGACGACTCGGGAGAACCCCGCGCAGCCCCGCGCCCGCCAGCTCCGCCCGGCTCTGGTCGGGCCGCTTCAGGAAAGCCCAGGGCGCAGGCGCGACGAGGGCCTTAA